In Solidesulfovibrio carbinoliphilus subsp. oakridgensis, the sequence GCCATGGACGTCCTTGGCCGCGAGGCCGGACACGGGGGCACGATTCTCTTTGACAGCCTGGACTTTTGGCTTTTCGCCTGCCATGACCTTGGGAAAACGCAATCGAGCCTGGCGGCGTTGGCCCGGGGACTGGCCCCTTACCAGGGGGCGGACGGCCCGGAACTGATCGTGGTCAGCGCCGAAATCGGGCTGGGGCCGCTTGCGGCCGATGCTTCGGTCCGGCGGTTCGCGGACGCGCTCGGCACGCTCAACCAGGCCGCCGCCGCCATGGCCGGAGACGTGCGCCTGGTCGTGGCCGGCCTGTCCGTGGCGCTCAAGGGAAACGCCTCATGACCTATTTTCGAAAGCTGGTCTCGGAAACGACGCGGCTCTCCCAGATGCTCGAGCGGGACGACCGTTGGCTCATCATCATCAACGCCGACCCGGACGCCATGGCCTCGGCCATGGCCCTGCGGCGCATCATGGCCCACCGCGTGGACGAGGTGGGCATCGCCCACGTCAACGAGGTCAAGCGGCCGGACAACCTGGCCATGATGCGGTTTCTGCGCATCCCGACCGTCACCCTCACCCCGGAGCTGAAAGCGGCCTACACCCGTTTCGCCATGGTCGATTCCCAGCCCCACCACCATCCCGATTTCAAGAACTGCGACTTCAGCATCGTCATCGACCACCACCCGACCCATCCCGACCATCCGGTCAAGGCCGCCTTCGCCGACATCCGGCCCGACTACGGCTCGGTCAGCACCATCCTGACGGAATACCTCTACAACCTGCGCATCCGGCCGGGAAAGCTGCTGGCCACGGCGCTCGTCTACGGCATCAAGACCGACACCCAGAGCTTCGAACGCCATTTCATCGAAGCCGACGTCAAGGCCTTCAGCTACCTGACCAAGTGCGCCGACATGGTGCTCATGCGCAAGATCATCCACAGCGAGTTCCACCGGCGCTGGCTCAAGTTCTTTTCCAAGGCCTTTCGCAAGATGCGCTTCGTCGGCACCCATGGCCTGTTCGTCTACATGGACACCATCGAGAGCCCGGACATCCTGGTCATGCTGGCCGACTTCTTCACCCGGGTCCACGGCCTGTCCTGGAACACGCTGGCGGCGGTGGTCAAAAAGCAGGTGGTGGTGATCTTCCGGGGCGACGGCATCGGCCGCAACATGGGGCACATGGCGGCCAAGGTCTTCGGCGACATCGGTTCGGCCGGCGGCCACCGGGGCGCGGCCCGGGCCGAGATCGAGCTGGCCAAACTCGGCGGCAAGCCGGTGGAGGAGTTCCTCTACAAACGGCTGACCGGGAAAAAGCTCCCGACCAAGGACCGCTGTCCCATCTAGAATCCCCTTTTCAGAGCGACCGCACGGCCCGGGCCGCCACCGGGCAACAGAAATCCGCCCGGGTCACGTAGCCGAGTTCCACGTCCACGGCGTAGGCGCCGGCGTAGTTCGCCCGGTCCGCGCTCCACACCCGCCTGACCGGCTGGGAAAAGGCCGCCGGCTGGCAGTAGCCCGCCCCGGTCGGCTCCGGCGTCAGGATGGTCACAAGCTCGGCCACGGTCGGCAGCCGCCAGTCGGCGAAGCCGCCGAAACGCCCGGCGTTGAGCGCGTCCACATAAGTCCCGGCCTCCGGCCAGGTGACGGCATAGGGCGCGGCCTGGCGGACCCAGGCCAGTCCCGCGTCCGGGTCCCGGACCACGCCCCCGCCCATGTCCTTGAACCGCCCCGGCCAGTAGGCCGCCGGCCGCCAGAGCCCGTCCAGGCCAAAGGCTTCCCGGGCGTGGCGCGTGGGCACCATGACCGGCTCCCGCCGGGGCCGGTCGGCTCCCGCCGCCGTCCGGGGGGCGAGCAGGGCCTCCCCCGCTCCGGCGCACACCCCCTCCATCCGCCGCCGCCAGACCGCGTGGCTGGCGGCCAGGGCCTCGGCCATGACCCGGGCGCTCGGAAACCGTTTCCCCGGGCGCTCGGCCAGAGCCGTTTCGAGCAGGCTGTCAAAGGCGTGGCCGAGGTCCGGCACCAGGTCCCCGGGCCGCTCCCGGCCGGTTTCCGGCAGCCGGCCGGTCAGCATCCGGAAAAGCGTCACCCCGGCCGCGTACAGGTCGGCCCGGGCGTCGGCCGCCTCGGGGTCGTCCTCCTGCTCGGGCGCGGCGTAATAGGGCGAGCCGACCTTGACGTTGGCCGGGCCGCGAA encodes:
- a CDS encoding DHH family phosphoesterase; translated protein: MTYFRKLVSETTRLSQMLERDDRWLIIINADPDAMASAMALRRIMAHRVDEVGIAHVNEVKRPDNLAMMRFLRIPTVTLTPELKAAYTRFAMVDSQPHHHPDFKNCDFSIVIDHHPTHPDHPVKAAFADIRPDYGSVSTILTEYLYNLRIRPGKLLATALVYGIKTDTQSFERHFIEADVKAFSYLTKCADMVLMRKIIHSEFHRRWLKFFSKAFRKMRFVGTHGLFVYMDTIESPDILVMLADFFTRVHGLSWNTLAAVVKKQVVVIFRGDGIGRNMGHMAAKVFGDIGSAGGHRGAARAEIELAKLGGKPVEEFLYKRLTGKKLPTKDRCPI
- a CDS encoding protein kinase domain-containing protein yields the protein MRTIGRYPIQAVLGRGGMGAVFKARVPVVGRVVALKLLRPNELTLGLWGRERVERAFRDEAALLGGLRHPNVVDVFDYGEAGGWPYFVMEFHGESLGSVIGETYRVEAASRRLPVDRAVGYGAQLLAGLARLHYAGIVHRDVKPFNLLVTDADVLKITDMGLSKVRGETFRGPANVKVGSPYYAAPEQEDDPEAADARADLYAAGVTLFRMLTGRLPETGRERPGDLVPDLGHAFDSLLETALAERPGKRFPSARVMAEALAASHAVWRRRMEGVCAGAGEALLAPRTAAGADRPRREPVMVPTRHAREAFGLDGLWRPAAYWPGRFKDMGGGVVRDPDAGLAWVRQAAPYAVTWPEAGTYVDALNAGRFGGFADWRLPTVAELVTILTPEPTGAGYCQPAAFSQPVRRVWSADRANYAGAYAVDVELGYVTRADFCCPVAARAVRSL
- a CDS encoding bifunctional adenosylcobinamide kinase/adenosylcobinamide-phosphate guanylyltransferase, whose product is MIRLLLGGTRSGKSALGEALLAAGSPPRRVVATGRALDFAFRERIAAHKRARPAGVAVIEAGAAAMDVLGREAGHGGTILFDSLDFWLFACHDLGKTQSSLAALARGLAPYQGADGPELIVVSAEIGLGPLAADASVRRFADALGTLNQAAAAMAGDVRLVVAGLSVALKGNAS